Genomic DNA from Gammaproteobacteria bacterium:
GATATCCAGTGATTCAATAGAACGTAAAGGGCTAATGATTTTAAATATGCTAGAGAAAAAAGGCTATATTAATCGAGGTTTAAATCAATTTAATCAAGATGAGCAAATACTTCCAGATTCTTATAAAAAAGAAGAAAGAGCAGGCAAAGAACGTAATCTTAAAGCAGCGTTGGCGCTGGAGGTTGTTTATTGGTATTTAGCTTGGTATTCATCTTATATTGGCTATCTTCAATTAACAGGTTCACCAAGTGCTAGTATGATAATTAGTATTATAGGTGCTACGGATGACTTTTTTAATAATATATGGGGAGTGTTGACAGATAATGATGGTACAGGGCTAGCATTTCTTACACTACCTGACCTCTCCACCCCGCTAATGAAGAATATTGCTCCATGGATTAATGTTGCAAACAATTTTTCCTTCTTGGTCGGCGGTTCCGGAAATTCTATCGGTTTATTAGCGCTGTTGCCAATACTATATACGACCTCTCCTATTGCGTTTTATATTGTCGCTGCTGCGCTTGTGGTGCCAATAAGCATTCTTGGTAAAGATTATTATCAAGGCTTTAATATGAAGCGCTACCTTGGTAGTCTAGGTGCGGTTGAGAAGTATTTATTGGCGCCGAAGGCAGATCACGACAAAGCTTATGAGCGTGATATTGCTATTGGATTGGCAGCACTTAAAGTCATTGGCTTTCGCTCTTTCGGTTTTGGTGGTATCGCCATTGTATTACTGACAGTACTGATGATAACTAATGGTTGGGTGTCGTTTACGTTTGGAATAATTGCAACCTTGGCAACGGCTATTAGTATTTTGGTTACACGAATCAAATCAATTGTTGATGAGTGGTCGAATAATCATTATGCTTATTTGAGCGATGATGAAAAACTTCAGGCATGGGAAAAGCTTACATATAAAGATTTATTTAATACTTTATGCTCTCTTGCTACCTTCGATGTTTTCTTAACCGCTGTGGGTCTTGTTTTATTAACTAATTTAGAGAATAAAGCCACTATGGGAATTTTTTCCGGCATAGGAGCATTTTTAATCTTTGTGATATGTAGAGCACAAATTCTTAGAGAAATTGATAGGTGTGCGCTTGGCAAACTAATCGAAGATGGTATCCATATGGAGGATAGAATTGATGCATACAAAAAGGAAAAATTCCACCAACCTATAGAAGTTCCAACTGACGCTGATGATGTTTTCACCCCTTTGATTGCAACCAGTGATAAAGGTGCTACAGACTCACTTAATGACATGGAAATGGCGAGTCCAATTCATGTATTATCGGCGGATGAACGTATCGAGAAAAAAATGGCTGCCGCAGAACTATATTGCAAAATTATGCAAAAGCCATATCTTGAGTTTTCGGTAAAAGATTTCTGGAAGAAACCTTTATCTTCTATCCCGGTTGTTATGGGAACTATTGTTGCCATCAGCGTCGCTAATCGAGGTGTTAGTTTCTTAGGTTATGTTGACATTCTTAATAAAATGTTAGATGTTGTTATCACTATTGATGTCAGTTACCTGCAAATTTTAGGGATTGCTGCTGTTTTAATTGTTGCTAATGTACTCAATATGTTTTTGATGTTTTATGAGAATGCTACTGGAAATGTTTCTCGTAAGATCGTTGACGCAAAAACAGAATATTATGAAACAGCAGATGGCAGTACAACATTTTCTGAATGGAGGCGGGAAAATTGGTGGAGTAGCCTCTTCAGGACCTCTTCTGTTGCGCCGAATGACACCTTGAGGCGAACTCCAGGCGCGTGTATCAAAGCTGCACAGGCAGAGATAGAAGAGTTACAAAGTCAACTGCCAATGGCTGGTGGTGGTCGTCGCTAATCACTTACTTGATTAATGCTCGCTCACATGGATGTTGCGCGAGCATTATTGAGGAGTGATTACAACGGGGTTTTTTACACGCGAGTAACTTGCAACTGCCGCCAATTCATTAATGATTCGTTCAGTTCTTGTTGCGCTATTTTGATGGTATGCAGATAATCCTGCAGCTGATGTTTATTGGTTTGATATTGCTCTTTTACCTGCTCAATTTTCTTATTTCTAAGTATGGCTAACTCTGCCTCTAGCTGTAAAATTTTTTCAATCAATCCCATCATGTGCGCTTTCAATGGCTCAATTTTTTGCTGAACAAAATCGGCATTTTGTTGATGCAACCGTTTCAAGCGTTCTTCCTCAACTCGCAATTGATAAGCTAAAATCTTATGGTCACTGACTCGTCTCAAATGACTCGCTAAACCAATTTTCGAAAGACCGTAAATCAACCATTTGGTTGGGTCATAATGGAAATAACGAATGCCATTGCGATAATCTAATGGAAATTGATGGTGAAAGTTATGAAACCCCTCCCCCATCGTGACTAATGCCGTTAACCAATTGTCCCGCGCAGAAAGGTCTTCGGAATAAGTTTGCTTACCTGACCAATGACATAAAGAATTAATAAAAAACGTAGAGTGATGATTCAGAACCATGCGTAGGCATCCAACAATAATCAACCCAGCAAGCGCATTGCCCCATAATGCAGCGATTAACATCGGAAAAACAAACCCCATAAAAGTGGCGACAGCGGTAAAGTGCTTATGCTGAAAACGCATCAACGCAGATGAAGTTAAATCTTTAACATTAGAATAATCTCGTTTACTAAGATCTAAATACAATATCCAGCCAATATGTGCATACCAAAAGCCTTTATTAATACTATAAAGATCTTTTTCAGTATCCGCATAGCGATGATGATCGCGATGATCTGTAGCAAATTCTAAAGCGCTACCTAAAAAGCCAGCTGAACCTAACATAACCATAAAAAAGCGAACAATAAAAGAAGCTTTATAGGCTTTATGAGAGAATAAACGATGGTAACCCGCAGTCATTGCAATCGAGGTTAAGAAAGCATAAACACCAAAAAACAACCATGTTTGCCACTTCACCATACCAAAGTTGCACAATAAAATCGTGCCCGCTATACCAATAATTGGAGTAACAGTGAAAAATATAACATTAGTCCAATTTATTTTAGGAGAATTATTTTTTTTATGCACAAAGTTTACGCCAGTTTATTAATGAACTATTTAACTCCTTTTGCACCATTTTAATGGTGTTCAAATAGGCTTGTAATTGACGCTTGTAGCTCGCATATTTACCTTTAACATGATCAAGCTTCTTCGCTTTAAGCGTTGCTAACTCAGTTTCAAGTTGCGCAATCTTCTCAATCAAGGTGGTCAAGTGCGCTTTTAGCGGCTCAACTTTTTGATTAATAAATACGGTATCTTGCTGGTGCTTTTTCTTGAGTTGATTTTCTTCGACTCTTAATCGGAAAGCTAAAATTTTATAATCACTTATTCGTCTTAAGTCACTTGCTAGGCCAAGTTTTGACAGAGCATAAATCAACCACTTAGTTGGGTCATAATGAAAGTAACGCACTCCATTACGATAATCCAAAGGAAATTGATGGTGAAAGTTGTGAAACCCCTCTCCCATGGTGACTAACGCCGTCATCCAATTATCGCGAGCGGTTTGTTCGTCCGTATAAGTTTGTTTTCCAGACCAATGACACAATGAGTTAATAAAGAAGGTGGAGTGATGATTGAATGCGACGCGCAATGCTCCGACAATAATGAGACCTGCTAATGCATTGCCCCATAAAGACGCGATTAACATCGGTAGGATGAAGCCCATGAAAATAGCACACTCTTTGAAGTACTTATGTTGAAAGCGTAAAATTGCGGAAGAGGATAAGTCTTCAACATTGGAGAAGTCACGTTTGCTAGTGTCCAAATGAATTAACCAGCCAATATGAGCGTGCCAAAAGCCTTGATTAATATTGTAAGGATCTTTTTCTGTATCGACAAAACGATGGTGGTTGCGGTGATCTGTGCCCCACTCTAGCACGCTGCCTTCAAAGCATGCGGCGCCTAGCATTGCCATAATAAAGTCAACCACTGGATGAGCTTTATAAGATTTGTGCGCAAATAAACGATGGTAACCTGCGGTAATAGCCAAGGCAGTTAAAAACACATAAACGCCAAAAAACGCCCAAGTTTGCCATTTAACCATGCCCAAACTGCATAAAACGATAGCGCCAACAACGCCAACTAGCGGAGTCGCTATTAAGAAGATTGTGTTTAACCAATTGATTTTTTTAGAGTTTTTTTGCATATATCCACCTTTAACTAGATGCGCATAAATACTATCACATTGCAGGCATTAATACCATGCCGGCTACGATCCTCTGGGCAGGCACAAGGCGCTGCCTCCTACTCTCGCGCATGAAGAATTTGTTTAAGGTAATTTGCTAGCAACCTATGCACCTCTGTGGTGGGATGTTTACCATTTAAAAATAAATATCCCCGACAATTGGGCGCGGCATTATCTTGTGCACAGTTATGCAAAAGCTTGTCAAAGCCATATTTTTGATGGTTTTTAAGAATTTCATTAAACTCTTTATTAGCAGAGATAATATTACTATTAGGTAAATTAAATGCTGCTGAGCCCAGGTAATCAAATGCCAAATTAACTCTCAGTGCCGCATTAAAAATCTCCGTAATAGCGGTTAAAGAATAGAGCATGGTTTTATTGCCTTTGGCAAACTCTTGCGCAGCTGGAGTATTAGCAAGATTAGGCATATTAATAACGTAGATGTTTTGCGCAGGAACGCCAGCTTGAATCAGCATTTTCACAGCCTGCTTTAGATTTTGAACCGCATTAGACAACGGCTCGTCGTTTTTTTGATTTGGCCACACAGGATAAGGCACATTAAGCATCTTAAGGAGTAAAATAGGTTTGCTGATCTGTTTATTTTGATTGGCAACTTTTGCAATATTGTTGAAAATATCATTGCCGCCCGCCCAAATAATAATTAGAGTGCGAGGATTGGGGTGATTATTCACTTCTTTAAGATAATTGGTGACTTGTAGCAAAACGCCAGGAACACAGCTAATTGTGGGCGAGAGATAACCAGCGCCTGTCGTTTGGCATTCCTTATCATCGTAGGGATATTGGTGGTTTAAATCGTTAAGGTAGTGATTGCCCGTTTCAGCGCTCGCCCAGGCATAATTAATACTATACCGTAATGGCGAAAAACCTTGGTGGTTCGCTTGACTAGCGGGGTAAATGTAGCGCGTAGCATTAGGATTGGCGTCAAATAATGTACTCTCTGATATAAGAGCATTGGGCCATAGGGGGCTGGTTTTTGATACCGCATCTTCAGAGCTGATAGGCGCACCAGTTTTTCCCTCGGTATGAACCCAGTAATTATTGCCTACATTTTTCTTTTCTTTCATATTGGGGTCTAAAGACAAGCTTGCGGCATCGCTGAGACTATCACCAAAAACAATTAAATTACTGAAGATTGCAGAAGATGCCGTCGCAATGAGAGGGAAAAGCAGGCATATCGAAGCACAAACACAACCTTTCACCCAGGTTTTTCTCATTAGCTTTCCTTTACAACATAACCCTAAAGAAGTAGTATATTGCCCTATAAAATAGACGCAAGCGATTATGTCGAATATCAAAGAACTGATCAAGAAAGAGTATGCTCACGGCTTTGTAACGGATATTGAAGCTGACAGCGCCCCTTATGGTTTAAATGAAGACATCGTTCGCTTGATCTCAAGAAAAAAAAATGAACCGGAATTTATGCTGGCGTGGCGCTTAAAAGCCTACGAACATTGGCTGACCTTAAAAACGCCGGAATGGGCACACGTGCACTACCCCGCTATTGATTTTCAAGACATGGTGTATTATTCCGCGCCAAAATCGATGAAAGATGGCCCGAAAAGCTTAGATGAAGTTGACCCTAAATTACTAGAAACGTATAAAAAACTTGGCATCCCTTTGCATGAACAAGCCCAACTTGCAGGCGTTGCCGTAGATGCAGTATTCGACAGCGTTTCTGTCGCAACTACTTTTAAAGAGAAACTATCCGAAGCTGGCGTAATTTTTTGCCCTTTTTCTGAAGCAGTCAAAAATCACCCTGAGTTGATCAAGCAATACTTAGGGACAGTTGTCCCCTATACAGATAATTT
This window encodes:
- a CDS encoding fatty acid desaturase, producing the protein MVKWQTWLFFGVYAFLTSIAMTAGYHRLFSHKAYKASFIVRFFMVMLGSAGFLGSALEFATDHRDHHRYADTEKDLYSINKGFWYAHIGWILYLDLSKRDYSNVKDLTSSALMRFQHKHFTAVATFMGFVFPMLIAALWGNALAGLIIVGCLRMVLNHHSTFFINSLCHWSGKQTYSEDLSARDNWLTALVTMGEGFHNFHHQFPLDYRNGIRYFHYDPTKWLIYGLSKIGLASHLRRVSDHKILAYQLRVEEERLKRLHQQNADFVQQKIEPLKAHMMGLIEKILQLEAELAILRNKKIEQVKEQYQTNKHQLQDYLHTIKIAQQELNESLMNWRQLQVTRV
- a CDS encoding fatty acid desaturase; translated protein: MQKNSKKINWLNTIFLIATPLVGVVGAIVLCSLGMVKWQTWAFFGVYVFLTALAITAGYHRLFAHKSYKAHPVVDFIMAMLGAACFEGSVLEWGTDHRNHHRFVDTEKDPYNINQGFWHAHIGWLIHLDTSKRDFSNVEDLSSSAILRFQHKYFKECAIFMGFILPMLIASLWGNALAGLIIVGALRVAFNHHSTFFINSLCHWSGKQTYTDEQTARDNWMTALVTMGEGFHNFHHQFPLDYRNGVRYFHYDPTKWLIYALSKLGLASDLRRISDYKILAFRLRVEENQLKKKHQQDTVFINQKVEPLKAHLTTLIEKIAQLETELATLKAKKLDHVKGKYASYKRQLQAYLNTIKMVQKELNSSLINWRKLCA